The following nucleotide sequence is from Fragaria vesca subsp. vesca chloroplast, complete genome.
GGGCCCACTGGACCCGAAGCTTCTCAAGCTCAAGCATTTACTTTTTTGGTTAGAGACCAACGTCTTGGGGCTAACGTAGGATCCGCTCAAGGACCTACCGGTTTAGGTAAATATCTAATGCGCTCTCCGACTGGGGAAGTTATTTTTGGAGGAGAAACTATGCGTTTCTGGGATCTGCGTGCCCCCTGGTTAGAACCTCTAAGGGGTCCTAATGGTTTGGACTTGAGTAGGCTGAAAAAAGACATACAGCCTTGGCAAGAGCGGCGTTCTGCGGAATATATGACTCATGCTCCTTTAGGTTCTTTAAATTCCGTGGGTGGCGTAGCTACCGAGATCAATGCAGTCAATTATGTCTCTCCTAGAAGTTGGTTAGCTACTTCTCATTTTGTTCTAGGATTCTTCCTATTCGTAGGTCATTTATGGCATGCAGGAAGGGCTCGTGCAGCTGCTGCCGGATTTGAAAAAGGAATTGATCGTGATTTTGAACCTGTTCTGTCCATGACTCCTCTTAACTGAGATAGAGATCCAATGCTTGAAGTAGGAATCAAATTGATTCCACCAAACCTAATATGTACGGTGGACGAGGTCCTATTTAAAAAGTATTCCTTCTTCCTTTCTTTTCAACTCATTTCTCTCTTCTAATCGATTTTTTTTCTGGCTCGGCTATCCCGTTTAGCCGAGCCATTTCCTTTTATGCTACTCAACCGGACAAAACCAATAAAAAAAAGAAACGCAACAAATCTATTCACCGAGTAAAAGGAGAGAGAGGGATTCGAACCCTCGATAGTTCTTTGTTTCGAACTATACCGGTTTTCAAGACCGGGGCTATCAACCACTCGGCCATCTCTCCCAAAGAAAATTTCTATTTTCTTTTTATCCTATATTTGATTTTTATTCCACCCAATAGAACCCGAACACGGACATATGAATCGATACCATTACTATCTATAGAAAGATATCAGGCTATAGAAAGATATCGGGTGGGAATCTATAGGTTTATCTATTTGTATATATGTATATATATATAATACAGATGCATGATACAGCAAGCATGCCCCTTGTTTTGTAAAGTAAAAAAAAAAACGACTCTCGATTCCGTGCCCGAATAAAGCGACAAGGGGTGGTAATAAGTCATATGGAATCAATGAAAGATTCATGGTAAAATCTTTCCATGATGCATTTTTTTTGGCTGATAATGATAAAGAGATCAAATGGTATATATAAGCTTCTTTTGTTGGTAGATTGGAGGATTAGAAACATGACTATTGCTTTCCAGCTGGCTGTTTTTGCATTAATTGCTACTTCATTAATCTTACTGATTAGTGTACCTGTTGTATTTGCTTCTCCTGAGGGTTGGTCGGGTAACAAAAATGTTGTATTTTCCGGTACATCATTATGGATTGGATTAGTCTTTCTGGTGGGTATCCTTAATTCTCTCATCTCTTGAACCTATTCGTTCTAGATCCAAAAATGAAATGACCCCTCCCTCCGAATTCCTTCAGGTTGTGAGACACATTAAAATTCAATATAAGTCCCCAAAATGCAAATAACGAAAAAGAAAAAATTAGAAAAATTAAAAGTAGAGGGGGGGGACAAACTTTTGTGTATTGTAAAAATATGTAAAAATGGAAAATAATAAAATTGAAATAAAAAATATACTAAATACATATTTAGTTATGTTATTAAGTATGTATTATAAGACGTTTTGAAATAAGAATTATCTATATTATATAAATATATATATTATTATATATAATGATAATGCGGATATGGTCGAATGGTAAAATTTCTCTTTGCCAAGGAGAAGATGCGGGTTCGATTCCCGCTATCCGCCCAGGATAAGAATAATGGGTAAAGATATTAAATTCAATCTATTTTATTTAATAGATAAAACATTAAGTGAAGTATACTAAGTATAGTTAACCGCAATAGTATAGTGGTTCTACTCGTCCCTTTCTTTTCCTCCCACCCCCAAGAAAAAAAGGTAATTAATTATTCTTTATTCTATTTTTTTGTCGAAAAAATGTTGCGGAGACGGGATTTGAACCCGTGACCTCAAGGTTATGAGCCTTGCGAGCTACCACGCTGCTCTACCCCGCGATGAAGAAACGAATTGAGAATTAATGGACAAACAGGGATTGAATGCGCCCCTCTACCATATCTGTACAAATAGAATAGCCCATTTATACAGAATGGTAAAGAGGACCCTCTACGATCTATGATCATAGAAATTAATATAAAAATGAAAGGACATTTTAATCCTTACCAACTTGATCTTGTTGCCCCGGGCAACAAACATGCATGAACCATTTCGCGAAGT
It contains:
- the psbZ gene encoding photosystem II protein Z; translated protein: MTIAFQLAVFALIATSLILLISVPVVFASPEGWSGNKNVVFSGTSLWIGLVFLVGILNSLIS